The following coding sequences are from one Gadus macrocephalus chromosome 3, ASM3116895v1 window:
- the LOC132454003 gene encoding syntaxin-10, which yields MSLEDPFFVVKGEVQKALSRARGLFDRWEELLQESTQVSRDELDWSTNELRNCLRAIDWDLEDLSETISIVESNPGKFRLGENELQERRAFVEQTRLSVQEMKEQLSSPTAVAQAEKKSRQVPSGSERSTGLEAHLVSANSRYITEQQEQQQLIVQEQDEQLELVSGSIRVLKDMSGRIGDELDEQAVMLGDFGDEMDQTSSRMDSVLKKLEKVSHMTSSRRQWCAIGVLVAIMLVVLILIFAL from the exons ATGTCGCTGGAGGATCCGTTTTTCGTAGTGAAGGG GGAGGTGCAGAAGGCCCTGTCCCGTGCACGGGGGTTGTTTGACAGATGGGAGGAACTGTTGCAGGAGTCCACACAG GTGAGCCGGGATGAGCTGGACTGGAGCACCAATGAGCTGAGGAACTGTCTGCGGGCCATCGACTGGGACCTGGAAGACCTCAGCGAGACCATCA GCATCGTCGAGTCCAATCCGGGAAAGTTCCGCCTGGGGGAGAATGAGCTGCAGGAGAGGCGGGCCTTCGTGGAACAGACCAGGCTCTCTGTACAG gagatgAAGGAGCAGCTGTCCAGCCCTACAGCTGTGGCCCAGGCAGAGAAGAAGAGCCGACAG gttCCGTCAGGTTCAGAGCGCTCCACAGGTCTGGAGGCTCACCTGGTGTCCGCTAACTCCAGATACATCacagagcagcaggagcagcagcag ctgATAGTGCAGGAGCAGGATGAGCAGCTGGAGCTGGTGTCGGGGAGCATCAGGGTTCTTAAAGACATGTCGGGACGTATCGGGGACGAGCTTGACGAACAGGCTGT CATGCTGGGAGATTTTGGAGACGAGATGGACCAGACGTCCTCACGCATGGATAGCGTCCTGAAGAAGCTGGAGAAGGTCTCCCACATGACCAGCA gccggaGACAGTGGTGTGCCATCGGGGTGTTGGTGGCCATCATGCTGGTGGTGCTCATCCTCATCTTCGCCCTGTGA
- the LOC132454002 gene encoding tubulin polymerization-promoting protein family member 3-like isoform X3, producing the protein MAESSASVAEAEVSFRKFAVHGDTKATGKEMNGKNFAKLCKDCRVIDGKNVTATDVDIIFTKVKAKTARVITFEQFNQALVELAPKRFRGKDQQEALPLLYGLIAGKGPANVGVTKVAKAAAVDRLTDATKYTGSHKERFDESGKGKGKAGREELPDTSGYVGAYKGQGSYDDKVKEA; encoded by the exons ATGGCAGAGAGCTCAGCGTCAGTTGCGGAGGCCGAAGTGTCCTTCAGGAAGTTTGCGGTGCACGGAGACACCAAGGCTACCGGGAAGGAGATGAATGGGAAGAACTTCGCCAAACTCTGCAAGGACTGCCGAGTCATCGATGGCAAGAACGTCACGGCAACGGACGTTGACATCATCTTCACCAAGGTCAA ggcgAAAACAGCGCGCGTAATCACCTTTGAGCAGTTCAACCAGGCGCTGGTGGAGCTGGCGCCCAAGCGCTTCCGAGGCAAGGACCAGCAGGAGGCGCTGCCGCTGCTCTACGGCCTCATCGCTGGCAAGGGGCCCGCCAACGTGGGCGTCACC AAAGTGGCGAAGGCCGCAGCGGTGGACAGACTGACGGACGCTACGAAGTACACGGGCTCCCACAAGGAGCGCTTTGACGAGTCCGGAAAAGGCAAGGGCAAGGCCGGGAGGGAGGAGCTTCCAGACACCAGTGGATACGTGGGCGCCTACAAAGGTCAAGGTTCATACGACGACAAAGTGAAGGAGGCCTAG
- the LOC132454002 gene encoding tubulin polymerization-promoting protein family member 3-like isoform X2 codes for MVCTGLHCLTLQATGEEDPEVEEKEEEENNRPGLHPQSVACHRTQDPTSMAESSASVAEAEVSFRKFAVHGDTKATGKEMNGKNFAKLCKDCRVIDGKNVTATDVDIIFTKVKAKTARVITFEQFNQALVELAPKRFRGKDQQEALPLLYGLIAGKGPANVGVTKVAKAAAVDRLTDATKYTGSHKERFDESGKGKGKAGREELPDTSGYVGAYKGQGSYDDKVKEA; via the exons atggtttgtaCTGGCCT CCATTGTTTGACACTGCAGGCGACAGGTGAAGAGGACCCTGAggtagaggagaaggaggaagaggagaacaaCAGACCAGGGCTCCACCCTCAGAGCGTAGCCTGCCACAGAACCCAGGATCCTACCAG cATGGCAGAGAGCTCAGCGTCAGTTGCGGAGGCCGAAGTGTCCTTCAGGAAGTTTGCGGTGCACGGAGACACCAAGGCTACCGGGAAGGAGATGAATGGGAAGAACTTCGCCAAACTCTGCAAGGACTGCCGAGTCATCGATGGCAAGAACGTCACGGCAACGGACGTTGACATCATCTTCACCAAGGTCAA ggcgAAAACAGCGCGCGTAATCACCTTTGAGCAGTTCAACCAGGCGCTGGTGGAGCTGGCGCCCAAGCGCTTCCGAGGCAAGGACCAGCAGGAGGCGCTGCCGCTGCTCTACGGCCTCATCGCTGGCAAGGGGCCCGCCAACGTGGGCGTCACC AAAGTGGCGAAGGCCGCAGCGGTGGACAGACTGACGGACGCTACGAAGTACACGGGCTCCCACAAGGAGCGCTTTGACGAGTCCGGAAAAGGCAAGGGCAAGGCCGGGAGGGAGGAGCTTCCAGACACCAGTGGATACGTGGGCGCCTACAAAGGTCAAGGTTCATACGACGACAAAGTGAAGGAGGCCTAG
- the LOC132454002 gene encoding tubulin polymerization-promoting protein family member 3-like isoform X1 codes for MRVNKRREGGGEEVKVITPTAEMMSCHCLTLQATGEEDPEVEEKEEEENNRPGLHPQSVACHRTQDPTSMAESSASVAEAEVSFRKFAVHGDTKATGKEMNGKNFAKLCKDCRVIDGKNVTATDVDIIFTKVKAKTARVITFEQFNQALVELAPKRFRGKDQQEALPLLYGLIAGKGPANVGVTKVAKAAAVDRLTDATKYTGSHKERFDESGKGKGKAGREELPDTSGYVGAYKGQGSYDDKVKEA; via the exons atgagAGTAaacaagaggagagagggagggggagaggaagttAAAGTGATTACACCCACCGCagagatgatgtcatg CCATTGTTTGACACTGCAGGCGACAGGTGAAGAGGACCCTGAggtagaggagaaggaggaagaggagaacaaCAGACCAGGGCTCCACCCTCAGAGCGTAGCCTGCCACAGAACCCAGGATCCTACCAG cATGGCAGAGAGCTCAGCGTCAGTTGCGGAGGCCGAAGTGTCCTTCAGGAAGTTTGCGGTGCACGGAGACACCAAGGCTACCGGGAAGGAGATGAATGGGAAGAACTTCGCCAAACTCTGCAAGGACTGCCGAGTCATCGATGGCAAGAACGTCACGGCAACGGACGTTGACATCATCTTCACCAAGGTCAA ggcgAAAACAGCGCGCGTAATCACCTTTGAGCAGTTCAACCAGGCGCTGGTGGAGCTGGCGCCCAAGCGCTTCCGAGGCAAGGACCAGCAGGAGGCGCTGCCGCTGCTCTACGGCCTCATCGCTGGCAAGGGGCCCGCCAACGTGGGCGTCACC AAAGTGGCGAAGGCCGCAGCGGTGGACAGACTGACGGACGCTACGAAGTACACGGGCTCCCACAAGGAGCGCTTTGACGAGTCCGGAAAAGGCAAGGGCAAGGCCGGGAGGGAGGAGCTTCCAGACACCAGTGGATACGTGGGCGCCTACAAAGGTCAAGGTTCATACGACGACAAAGTGAAGGAGGCCTAG